ACCGCTTGTCATCGGCGACACGTCTGGTGCTACTTCACTCACGCGCAGGTCGACTGCGCGCGCAGCGAGAGGGTTAACCACATGCCGCAGCCACAGCAATTGCCTGGGCCCAACGCAGATATTTGGGATTGGCAGATGAAGGGCCTTTGCCGAGGGGTCGATTCGTCAGTGTTCTTTCATCCCGACGGTGAACGCGGCCGCGCCCGCGCACAACGCGAGATGAAGGCCAAGGAGATGTGCCGGGCATGCCCGGTGCTGGTGCAGTGCCGCGCACATGCGCTGGCCGTCGCCGAGCCCTACGGAATCTGGGGTGGACTTTCGGAGTCCGAGCGCGAATTGATCCTGCGCCGCGGGATACGTCGCTCCGCGTAATACGTACAGCACGCGTTGGGCCCCCGCGACCAGATGGCGGCGGGGGCCCAACGTTTGCGGAGATCGACCTAGGCGGAGGAACCCGCCGACTGGTCGTCGACCTTCCAGTTGAAAGAAATCTGCGATCCCTGGACCGCGGTCGCGGTGACCGTGACGCCGATGGTCTTCCCCTCTCCGTCGACGACCGCGCACCGCTGCGTTGCACCCTTCTCACCCTTCAGCGGCCCGTCACACGAGGCACTGGTGAGCGCGACCCCGGTCTTGTCCCTGATTCCGTCCTTGAGCCCCTGCTCCAGCTTCGCCTTGGCGAGCTCGGGGGACGACGACCCCAGGCTGAAGTTCGCCTCACAGCCCGAGAGCAACAGCCCAGCCAGGGCAACCGCCGTCAGTCGTGACATCTGAGTAGCCATCTGTTCAGTAAACCTCCGACAGACGAAAACACCCCCGGGTCCTCGTAGGCCGGGGGTGTTTTCGTAGCGCTATCTAGTGGGCGTGGCCGTGGTGGCCGTGCCCGTGATCTGCTTCCTCGGCCGGCTTATCGACGATGCTGGTCTCCGTGGTCAGGATCATCCGTGCGGCGGACGCCGCGTTGATGACGGCCGAACGGGTCACCTTCACCGGATCGATGACGCCATCGGCGATCAGGTCGCCGTACTCGAGCGTGGCCGCGTTGAAGCCGTGTCCGGCGTCCAGCTCGGCCACCTTGCTCACCACGACGGCTCCGTCCAGCCCCGCATTGGCGGCGATCCAGAAGAGCGGTGCGGAGAGCGCGGCCTCGAACACGTCGACGCCCTTGGCCTCGTCACCCTTGAGCTCGACACGCAAACCGTCCAGCGCCGAACGAGCCTGCACCAGGGCGCTGCCGCCGCCGGCGACGATGCCCTCCTCCACGGCGGCCTTGGCCGCCGAGACGGCGTCCTCGACACGGTGCTTACGCTCCTTGAGTGCGGTGTCGGTGGCAGCGCCCACCTTGATCACCGCGACGCCGCCGGCCAGCTTGGCCAGGCGCTCCTGCAGCTTCTCGCGGTCCCAGTCAGAGTCGGTGGTCTCGATCTCCGCCTTCAGCTGAGCGACACGCGCCTTGATGGCGTCCTCGGTGCCGCCGCCCTCGACGATGACCGTCTCGTCCTTGCTCACCACGATGCGGCGTGCGGTGCCGAGCACCTCGATGCCCGCCTCGCGCAGCGACAGACCCACATCGGGGTTGACCACCTGGGCGTTGGTGACGATCGCCAGGTCCTCCAGGAACGCCTTGCGGCGGTCACCGAAGAACGGCGCCTTGACCGCGACGGCCTTGAGGGTCTTGCGGATCGCGTTGACGACCAGGGTGGACAGCGGCTCACCCTCCACGTCCTCGGCCACGATCAGCAGCGGCTTGCCCTCCTTGGCCACCAGCTCCAGCAGCGGCAGCAGATCGGGCAGCGAGCTGATCTTGTCGCGGTGCAGCAGCACCAGCGCGTCTTCCAGGATCGCCTTCTGCTCGTCGAAGTCGGTCACGAAGTACTGCGACAGGTAGCCCTTGTCGAACTGCACACCGTCGGTGATGACCAGCTCGGTGTTAATGGTCGACGATTCCTCGACACTGACCACGCCGTCCCGGCCGACCTTGGTCATGGCCTGGCCAACCAGCTCACCGATCTCGGCATCACGCGAGGAGACCGTGGCCACCTGGGCGATGGCGTGCTCGCCGGATACCGGG
This genomic window from Mycobacteroides chelonae contains:
- a CDS encoding WhiB family transcriptional regulator, whose amino-acid sequence is MPQPQQLPGPNADIWDWQMKGLCRGVDSSVFFHPDGERGRARAQREMKAKEMCRACPVLVQCRAHALAVAEPYGIWGGLSESERELILRRGIRRSA
- a CDS encoding DUF4333 domain-containing protein, with protein sequence MSRLTAVALAGLLLSGCEANFSLGSSSPELAKAKLEQGLKDGIRDKTGVALTSASCDGPLKGEKGATQRCAVVDGEGKTIGVTVTATAVQGSQISFNWKVDDQSAGSSA
- the groL gene encoding chaperonin GroEL (60 kDa chaperone family; promotes refolding of misfolded polypeptides especially under stressful conditions; forms two stacked rings of heptamers to form a barrel-shaped 14mer; ends can be capped by GroES; misfolded proteins enter the barrel where they are refolded when GroES binds); translated protein: MSKLIEFNETARRALEAGVNKLADAVKVTLGPRGRHVVLAKAFGGPVVTNDGVTIARDIDLEDPFENLGAQLVKSVATKTNDVAGDGTTTATVLAQALVKAGLRNVAAGANPIALGAGIARAADAVSERLLTVAAPVSGEHAIAQVATVSSRDAEIGELVGQAMTKVGRDGVVSVEESSTINTELVITDGVQFDKGYLSQYFVTDFDEQKAILEDALVLLHRDKISSLPDLLPLLELVAKEGKPLLIVAEDVEGEPLSTLVVNAIRKTLKAVAVKAPFFGDRRKAFLEDLAIVTNAQVVNPDVGLSLREAGIEVLGTARRIVVSKDETVIVEGGGTEDAIKARVAQLKAEIETTDSDWDREKLQERLAKLAGGVAVIKVGAATDTALKERKHRVEDAVSAAKAAVEEGIVAGGGSALVQARSALDGLRVELKGDEAKGVDVFEAALSAPLFWIAANAGLDGAVVVSKVAELDAGHGFNAATLEYGDLIADGVIDPVKVTRSAVINAASAARMILTTETSIVDKPAEEADHGHGHHGHAH